The following proteins come from a genomic window of Rhodoligotrophos sp. CJ14:
- the dxs gene encoding 1-deoxy-D-xylulose-5-phosphate synthase, protein MVVTPLLDTVACPADLRKLDKRQLRQLADELRAETIDAAAVTGGHFGAGLGVVELTVALHYVFNTPDDRLIWDVSHQAYPHKILTSRRDGIRSIRQRNGLHGFTKRTESEYDPFGAAHSSTSISAGLGMAVARDFAGRDNNVIAVIGDGAMSAGMAYEAMNNAGALDSRLIVVLNDNGMSIAPAVGALTNYLSWLISSRPFLSLRDIGKQLASRFPKSFQKAAARADEYARGMLFGGTLFEELGFYYVGPVDGHDMDTLVPILQNVRDADTLGPVLLHVVTEKGKGHPFAKPSPEKYHAVGKFDPVTFEPKTVVSNHPTYTEVFADALVKEAEKDERIVAITAAMPGGTGLDKFAEHFPKRCFDVGIAEQHAVTFAGGLAVEGMKPFTAIYSTFLQRAFDQVVHDIALQRLPVRFAIDRAGLVGQDGPTHAGSYDITYLACLPDFVVMAAADEADLVHMVATAAAIDDRPCSFRYPRGEGVGVELPQDGTPLPIGKGRIVEEGTKVALLSFGGRLAECRKAAAELKALGLSTTVADARFAKPLDEDLIRQLVLNHEVLITIEEGSIGGFGSHVLHFLATNNLLDRGARIRPMCLPDRFILHGSMTEQYDDAGLQAQHIVAEVFKAIGQEHKVLELKAKA, encoded by the coding sequence ATGGTTGTTACACCGCTTCTAGATACGGTCGCGTGCCCGGCCGATCTGCGCAAACTCGACAAGCGTCAGTTACGTCAACTCGCAGATGAGCTGCGTGCGGAAACGATTGACGCCGCGGCCGTGACGGGGGGTCACTTTGGCGCCGGGCTTGGCGTGGTCGAGCTGACGGTTGCTCTCCATTACGTGTTCAACACACCGGACGATCGCCTCATCTGGGATGTCAGCCACCAGGCCTATCCTCACAAGATTCTGACCAGTCGGCGGGACGGCATTCGCAGCATTCGCCAGCGCAATGGGCTGCACGGCTTCACCAAACGCACCGAAAGCGAATATGATCCCTTTGGCGCGGCCCATAGCTCGACCTCGATTTCCGCAGGTCTCGGCATGGCGGTGGCCCGCGACTTCGCGGGACGCGACAACAATGTGATCGCGGTGATCGGCGATGGCGCCATGAGCGCCGGCATGGCCTATGAGGCCATGAACAATGCCGGGGCTCTGGATTCAAGGCTGATCGTCGTCCTCAATGACAATGGCATGTCGATCGCCCCCGCGGTTGGCGCGCTCACCAACTATCTCTCCTGGCTGATTTCCTCGCGCCCCTTCCTGTCCCTGCGCGATATCGGCAAGCAGCTTGCCAGCCGCTTCCCCAAGAGCTTTCAGAAGGCTGCGGCGCGTGCGGATGAATATGCGCGCGGCATGCTCTTTGGCGGCACGCTCTTTGAGGAGCTCGGCTTCTATTATGTCGGCCCAGTGGATGGGCACGACATGGACACGCTCGTGCCCATTCTGCAGAATGTGCGCGATGCCGACACGCTCGGCCCCGTTCTCCTGCATGTGGTGACCGAGAAGGGCAAGGGCCATCCCTTCGCCAAGCCGAGCCCCGAGAAATATCACGCGGTCGGCAAGTTCGATCCCGTCACCTTCGAACCGAAGACGGTCGTCTCCAACCATCCGACCTATACGGAGGTTTTTGCCGATGCGCTCGTAAAGGAGGCCGAGAAGGACGAGCGGATCGTGGCGATCACCGCCGCCATGCCGGGTGGCACGGGGCTCGACAAATTTGCCGAGCACTTCCCCAAACGGTGTTTTGATGTCGGCATTGCCGAACAGCATGCGGTGACCTTCGCCGGCGGACTTGCCGTGGAAGGCATGAAGCCTTTCACCGCGATCTACTCGACCTTCCTGCAGCGCGCCTTCGACCAGGTCGTGCATGACATAGCTCTCCAGCGTCTGCCGGTCCGTTTCGCCATCGACCGCGCGGGCCTTGTGGGCCAGGACGGCCCCACCCATGCCGGCAGCTATGACATCACCTACCTGGCCTGCCTGCCGGATTTCGTGGTGATGGCCGCTGCAGACGAGGCTGACCTTGTCCACATGGTGGCGACCGCCGCCGCGATCGATGACCGCCCCTGCTCCTTCCGCTATCCACGGGGCGAAGGCGTTGGCGTCGAGCTGCCGCAGGACGGCACGCCCCTGCCGATTGGCAAGGGCCGCATCGTCGAGGAAGGCACCAAGGTCGCGCTCCTCTCCTTTGGTGGCAGGCTCGCGGAATGCCGGAAGGCGGCAGCGGAGCTTAAGGCGCTTGGTCTCTCCACCACCGTTGCGGATGCGCGCTTCGCCAAGCCCTTGGACGAGGATCTTATCCGCCAGCTCGTGCTCAACCACGAAGTGCTGATCACCATCGAGGAAGGCTCGATTGGCGGCTTTGGCTCGCATGTGCTGCACTTCCTTGCAACGAACAACCTTCTCGATCGCGGCGCCAGAATCCGCCCGATGTGCCTGCCCGACCGGTTCATCCTGCATGGCTCCATGACCGAGCAATATGACGATGCCGGGCTGCAGGCTCAGCACATCGTCGCCGAGGTCTTCAAGGCGATCGGTCAAGAGCATAAGGTCCTCGAACTCAAGGCTAAGGCCTGA